Proteins encoded in a region of the Quercus lobata isolate SW786 chromosome 8, ValleyOak3.0 Primary Assembly, whole genome shotgun sequence genome:
- the LOC115956717 gene encoding DELLA protein GAI-like translates to MPVVLVDSQETGVRLVHTLMACAKAIQNENLELAGALVKIINLLAASQASAMRKVATYFAEALAFRIYRLYPQDCLDASMLDMLQMHFYDTCPHLKFPHFTANQAILQAFTTASSVHVIDFRLKQGMQWPALIQALALRPDGPPVFRLTGIGPSQSNNTDALQQVGLKLTQLAETIGIQPRLLL, encoded by the coding sequence ATGCCAGTGGTTCTTGTGGATTCGCAAGAGACCGGTGTTCGACTCGTGCACACACTCATGGCTTGTGCCAAAGCAATCCAAAATGAAAACTTGGAGCTCGCGGGTGCTCTCGTCAAGATCATCAATTTACTCGCGGCGTCTCAAGCTAGTGCTATGAGAAAAGTCGCTACTTATTTTGCCGAAGCTCTAGCTTTTCGAATTTACAGACTTTACCCACAAGATTGCCTCGATGCTTCCATGCTTGATATGTTGCAGATGCACTTTTACGACACCTGTCCTCACCTCAAATTCCCTCATTTCACAGCTAACCAAGCGATACTCCAGGCATTCACTACTGCTAGCAGCGTACATGTTATCGATTTTAGGTTGAAGCAAGGGATGCAATGGCCAGCACTGATACAAGCGCTTGCATTAAGGCCTGATGGGCCACCGGTTTTTCGATTAACCGGAATTGGCCCATCTCAATCAAATAACACCGATGCTTTACAACAAGTGGGTTTGAAGTTGACGCAATTGGCCGAAACTATTGGCATCCAGCCGAGGTTGTTACTGTGA